The genomic DNA TATTGTCGCCTGCGAAGACGGACAGCCGCTGCATTGTCCCAAAAGTTTAATCTTGATTTCATTGCCGTCGATGTCTATAAATTCGCAGTCGCCGCCGTCGCTTTGAAGCGCGGGACGAACGATTTCGTTCAGGACTTTGCGTATTCTTTCGATTTTCTCGAAAGTTGTGAATTTTTTATTTTCGGGAACTTGCGAAGTTTCGCTTTTTTCGTCGTGATTATGCTCTTCGTCCATTTCCGAAAGCGTGCGTTTCAGAATGTTTTCTATGTCGCCTTTGCAACCGCCGCAACCGCCGCCCGCTTTGGTATAATTTGTGATTTGCTCAACCGAAACCAAGCCGTTTTGACGAATTTGATTTACTATGTCGTCTTCGTAAACGTTGAAACAGGCGCAAACCAAACGCGATTTTTCTTCTTTTTTTGTGGTTTTTCCGCCGTTTCTGTAGAATTCTATTGCCGATTTAAGCGCGTCTTGTCCCATTACCGAGCAGTGCATTTTTGCGTCGGGAAGTCCGCCGAGTGTTTCGGCAATGTCTTCGTTGGTTATTTTTTCGGCTTCTTCCAAGGTTAGCCCTTTTACCATTTCCGTGAGCATTGACGACGAAGCAATCGCACTGCCGCAACCGAATGTTTTGAATTTCGCGTCCGCTATTTTCTTTTTCTCATCGTCGAGTTTGAAAGTAAACCGAAGCGCGTCGCCGCATTTTATGTTGCCGATTTCTCCGATACCGTCGGGATTTTCAATTTCGCCTACATTGCGCGGATTTAAGTAATGTTCACGAACTTTATCTGTGTATTCCCACATATTTTTATCCTTTTTCAGAATTTTTTACGTTGTTTCACACGGGAAAATACTTTTTGCGCCGTGCAGGAGCGCGCTTTTTTGATTTTATTTTTGCTTTTTTAAGGCAATTATCTAAAATTTCGGCAATGAACTTATTACGAAATCGCGTAGGGGCGTATTGCATACGCCCGATTTCTATCTGTATATGATTTCTGTCGGCTATTTGGGCGTATGCAATACGCCCCTACTTTGCCCTAGCACTTATGATGTAAAAATTTCGCCAGCGTTTGCCTGAAATTAGTAGAGTGTTGCTATCTATTTCGGCTATTCCGTTTAGTACGTTGCCGTCTCTTATGGACGGATTTTCGCGCCGCCGCAGTTCGGTTAAGTCAATAAAATGCTCTATTATGCCGCTTTCGGGGTTTATGCCGAAAATAGTGTCGCTGTACCAACGGTTTGCCCAAATTCTTCCGTTCCAGTATTCCAATTCGTTGAGTTTATCGACGGGAGCGCCGTTTAGGGTTGCGGTAATTCTGTGTGTTTCGTTAAAGTTTTGGTCGCGAAAAATTACCTGCGAACTGCCGTTTGTCATTGCAAAAAGACGTCTTCTCGAAAGAAACGTGAGCCCCCAGCCTTCGCCGACATACGAAAATTCGGCTACTCGCTCAAGCCCCAAAGTCCAGACAAACGCTCTCTGCTCTTTCCACGATAACTGCCAGAGCATACTTCCGTCAAACGCTAAGCCCTCGCCGAAAATTTCGGGAACGGCGACGAAGCGCAATTCTTGCCCCGTTCTTTTGTCTATCTGAATTACCTTACTGCCGCGCCCGACCGAACCTGTACTCTTATAAATATGGTCGCCGACAATAATGAGACCTTGCGTAAAACTTTGCGGATTGTGCGGGAGAGTGCCTATAACCTCAAACGACAAAGGAGTGGCGGCAAAACTTATTGCCGCCAAAATAAAAATCGTCGAAAATGCTTTTTTTATCAAACTAAAACCTGTTTTAATTCCACATACTCGTTATTTTGCGGAAAAAACTTTTGGGTTGCTGTTCTAATTTTTGCAGTTCTTCAAAAAGCTGGCGCTCTTCTTTCGACAAAGATTCGGGCGTTTTCACATTTATTTTTATGAGAATGTCGCCTTTTGTCTTTTCGTTGTGAAGCACGGGCATTCCGCGACCTGCAATTTTTATGACCTTGCCCGATTGCGCGCCCGCGGGAACTTTAACTTTGATTTTATCCGAAAACGTTTCGATAGTCCGCTCGCAACCCAAAGCCGCCTCGCTGAAAGTAATGTCCATTTCGGTCATTAAATTTATGCCTTGACGTGTGAAAATCTGGTCTTCTTTTTCTAAAATTATTACAATTAAATCGCCCTCTGTGCCGTTGTTTGCGCCTTTGTCGCCTTTGCCGTCAACGGTTATGTAGTTGCCTTCGCTTACGCCTGCGGGGATTTTGATTTCTACCGTATCTTCGCCGAAAACTATGCCCGTTCCCGCGCAAGTATGACAAGGGTCGCCGACAGCTTTTCCAGTTCCCGAGCATTTGGGGCAGATGGTTTCCTGCACCATTTGTCCGAAAATCGACTGCATTACTCTGCGCACTCTTCCGCTTCCGTTGCACTGTTTGCAGTTTTCGAGCTGACCGTTTTTGGAGCCGCTTCCGCCGCAGGTAGAACATCCTACTTTGTGTTTAAGTTTTATGGTTTTGGAAACGCCGTCGTGCATTTCTTTAAGGGAGAGCGGGAGTTTAATCTGAATGTTTTTGCCTTGATTGACCCGCGTTTGCGTTTTGCGCATTCCTCCTGCGCGCGACCCGAATATATCGCCGAAGAACGAATCGCCGCCGAAGTCGCCCATAAACGCTTTTAGCGCTTCGTTCAAGTCCATTCCGCCGAAGCCCCCGAAACCGCCTCCGCCAAATCCGCCTCCGCCGTTGTCAAACGCCGAGTGCCCGAATTGGTCGTATTGCTTGCGCTTGCTCGGGTCTTTTAGTACTTCGTACGCCTCGGTTGCTTCCCTGAATTTTTCCGCCGCTTCTGGGTCGTTAGGATTTTTATCGGGGTGAAAACGAACCGCGAGTTTTCGGTATGCTTTCTTAATTTCGTCTTCGCTTGCCTCTTTTGAGACGCTCAACACCTCGTAATAATCTCTTTTAGCTGCCATTTTTGCTGTAAACTCCTAAACTTTTATTATAATTTTAACGGGAAAATAATTTAATTCTTTGAGGAAATGCAAGTTTTTTTGCAAATTTTTAAATTTCCCCTTGACTGTGTTTAAAGATAAATATTATTTTTTGCTCCGTGTTATTATGGTGGCGGCAATAACTTATAAAAATCTAAAAGGTGTGCAGGCTATAATTATGGGCAAAACAGGTTGTGCGATTAAAAATCGCGTAAATTCAAACTCTGAAATTTTGTTTTCAAGAATTTTTACAAAATTTCAAAATACCCTTGACAGAGACGTGCGGCGTAAAGTACTCTCTCTCTCTCTCTCTCTCTCTCTACGTGTATATATGTATTGTTGGTTATGCAGTACTATATTATTCTTGCTTGACAAAAACTTTACAAAGATATTTAAAAACACGGACGCATATTTTATGCGCCCTTTTTTTTCATACGCTATACTTTGCAAAAAAACGGTTATCAATAAGTGTTTTTTATTTTCTCTTAACATTTAAATCTAATAAGGAGGTTTTTAATGAGAAAATGGGGTAGTTTAACAATGATTTTAGCCTTTTTGGCGTTCATTGTGTTTTTGACGGCTTGTTCGAGTGATGATTCGGACGAAGTAGTAGTAAAGAGTAGTGTTGTCGCGCCGACGGGCATAGAGGCGACAGCAACGGGAGAGTTTGTGAATGTTTCGTGGGAAGCGGTTGACGGCGCTGTGAAGTACAATGTGTACCGCAAGACGCAGGGTGAGACGGGTTATACCCTTATTGCCACAAGAACCGAAACGTTCTTCATTGACAATGTTGCGACTTTAGAAGACGTATCGCAGATTTTCTACAGAATTTCGTCTGTTGATGCCGACGGAGATGAAGGCGCTATGTCCGCTCCGCTTTCCGCAACCTGCTTTCCGCCTGCGGCGCTCAAAGATTTGAGAGCGTTTTCGCAACAAGCGACGGGGACGAATGACGTTAACTTGTTTATTCGCGTAGAATGGCCCGCTGCGCTTAATGCAACTCATTACGAATTGCATTTTGCCGACAGACCTTTCCCTGCGGAAGGCGGAGCGGACGAAGTTCAGACAATCATAAGAACGACAGCGGCGACTACTCACGATGTTTTTCACGATTTTGCTCCTGAAAAATTCTATTTTTTCAGAGTTAGAGTGATAAGCGGTTGCGGAGTAAGCGAATTTTCAAATATGGATTCTGCTTCGACCGGTTGTTTAACTCCCCAGATCCCTGTCGGACTAACCACTGTTGTTGAGCAGAATACAATAAGAGTGAGTTGGAACCGCGTTCCGGGTGCAACCAGATATGTGATTGGTATCACCGGCGTTCCCGGAATGAACAGCAGAACTGTCAGCGATACCACCTCTGTGTTTAACGTGGGTTTCGGAGTACGCGGAGTATTTACGGTTAGAGCAGAAAACGATTGCGGTTTGGGCAGAGTTTCTGTTCCTGTTGTGGCTACAACGCCCTGCGATCCGGGGACAGTTCCCGCCGGTGTAGCAGGAACGGCGGCTGTTGCGCAAGGTCAGACGCGCATTTTGATAACTTGGACGGAAAGCACAGACCAGACGGTAAGCGGATATCAAATATTCCGCAGTGCAACCGAAAACGGAACTTTTGCGCTTGCTGGCAGCGTTAACGGCAGACAGAACGCAAGATTTTCAGACACAACGGGACTTGTTGCGGGAACAACATATTTCTATAAAGTGGCTGCGGTAAACGCTTGCGGAATAAGCAATGTTTTCACTCAAGCGCCCGTATCCGACAGAACATGGGTTAATTGCGCAGGCGAAAACGGCGCTCCGACTGTTCCGGCTAATGTAGCGGTTGTTATCAGAACCGAAACTCAAATGCCCGAGATGAGAATTTCGTGGGACAGAAACGTTAACGCGGATTCTTACAGAGTGTACCGCGTATCGGGAAGCGGCACAGATGTTGTGCGTAATCTTATCGGAACAACAAGAGAAGCATTTTTTATTGATGTGAATTTGTTGCCGAACACAAGTTTTTCTTATAGCGTAAGAGCGGTTAATTCCTGCGATACCAGCGCTTTTTCTCCTGCCGTAAGCAGAACAACCGATATTTTTGTTCCGGAAACGCCTGCAACGTTTGGATATACACCGCTTTCGGCGACCAGAGTGTTGCTTGAATGGGACGCTTCAAGAGGCGCCGACAGTTATGAGTTGTATCGTTCGAGCGGCTCTACTTTCACGCTTCACAGAACGCTTACGGAAACATTCTTTGTGGACAGTGATTTGGATTCTACAAGAACATACAAATACTTTGTTATCGGAACGCATTCTCGCGGAACGGACGGCTCAAGAAGCCAAGCTTCCGATACGATAAGCGTAGGACCTTTAGGCAGAGATTGCGGTACTATGACGGTTTCAGAGGTTATGGCTACGCCTGCTTCCGATACTTCCATAGTAATTTCTTGGACAGGCAGTGCAGAAAGCTTTAATGTTTATCGCGGTATTGTAAGCGGTATAAATGCGGCAACTCTTATTCAAAGAAACGTAAGAGGGCATTCGTTTACCGACCGTAGCGTGAACAGAGACATTGCATATTACTACTTTGTAAGCGCTGTAAACGCCTGCGGAATTGAGAGCGCAAAAACAGTTGCTTCAAACAATCCTGTAGTAATTTGTGAAAGAGCTACTGCCGTATCAGGTTTGCAAGTTCAAAACATAAGCACTGCAGCAAGCACTATTTTCAGAATTTCTTGGAACGACCAAGCTAACGCGGCGCGCTACTTAGTACAACGCGCTTTAGCTGAAGGCACAGATACGAATTGGTCGTTTATTACTCCGGCGCCCACGGGCGGTTTGGCGGGTATTGCAGGAACAGTTTTTGTCGATGACGCTCAAACATTAGTCGCGGGAACAACTTATCGATACAGAGTTATTTCCGTAAACATCTGCGGAGTTAACGGCGACACGTCGGCTATCCAAACAGCAATAAACTGCATAAGACCCGTGGCTGTAAGCGGTCTCGAAGCAGAGGCTCTCAATCAAGGCAACGCAGTTCGTCTTAAATGGGAAAGAGCCGATATACCTATGGAAGGCGGTTATAACATTTACAGATCGGAAAATGAAAACGGTCCGTTTGTTTGGGTGGCTAGAGTTCCACAAATAGCGTCTGACTTGGATATTCTTCCGACAAGGGATATCACCACCCATTTGGAATTTGAGACAACCTATTGGTTTAGAATTACAACGGAGATTCCTTGCGGTGGCGGCGTTATTGAAAGCGAACACGTAGGCGCTAACACTGTGTCTGTAAGAACACTCTGCGATCTCAGTATTTCCTCTATAACGTACGATGGAACAAGATTTGTGTGGAGCAGAGTAAACGGCGCGACTGGCTACGACCTTGTAATAACAAGATGGGCAAGCGGTACTCCTTTTACTGAGTTTAATGGTATGGTAGAGGGTAATTTGTATGATTTCACAGCATTACCTGGGGCGACTTATAGCGCTCGAGTCAGAGCAAGAAGAGGCACTGGCATTAGCACTGTAATTAGTCCAGTTTGGACTGATTTAGGAGCTTCCATTTTAGTTCCAATACCATAAACGAGTGATCGTTTAACTTTTCAACAAGAAGGCAGGCAGTTTTGTCTGCCTTCTTTTGTCTTTTCAAAGAGCGGCGCCTGAATTCGGCGGGTTTTTGTTTTCAGACTGCGGCATAACGTATTTTATGCGATAAATAATAAGCAAAAAAGGAGATGGAATATGCGCAAATTTAATGTAACGGGACTTTGCGTGCCTGATTTACACTATATGGCGGACACAAGCGAAAAAATAGCTCAGATAAAACAGTTTGTGGATCAAGGAGAATATTTCGGCATAAACCGCGGCAGACAATACGGAAAAACAACGACGCTTTTTTTGTTGGAAGAGCAACTTGCAGAAAAATATACCGTAATCTCGATTAGTTTTGAGGGAGTTGACGACGAAGTATTTGAAACACCCGAAAGTTTTTGCCAAGGTTTTCTTGGCTTGTGCGCAAACTATTTTACACAAAGAAAACTGCCCGGCTCCGAGGTTTGGGTAGATAAGACCGTTGATACATTTGCCGCTCTTGACGCTTTTCTTGATAAAGCTTGCGATAAGACAAAATATGTTTTAATGATAGACGAAGTCGATAAAACTTCAAACAATACCATTTTTTTGAAATTTTTAGGTGTTTTGCGCGACAAATATCTCAAAAGACCCCGAAAAGTCGGCGCAACGTTTCAAAGCGTAATTTTAGCCGGAGTTTACGACATAAAAAATCTTAAAGTAAAAATGGTGCAAGCGGGCACTCATCAACTCCAAGACGGCGAAAAACGCATAAATTCACCTTGGAATATAGCAATTAACTTTAATGTTGATATGTCGTTGAGCGTTAAAGAAATCGCTTCTATGCTTACGGAATACGAAAAAGACCACAATTCCGGAATGGATATTCAAGCGGTTGCCCAAGAAATTCGCGATTATACAAGCGGATATCCGTATCTTGTTTCAAGAATTTGCGAGTGTATCGAAAAAGAATTGGGGCGAAACTGGACAAAAGACGGCGTTCTGGAAGCGGTAAAGTTAATTCTTCAAGAGCAAAGCACTCTAATTGACGATTTGGGTAAAAACATTTTAGCCGACAAAGAATTGTCGGATTTGCTTTACGACATAACGATAAACGGCGCCGCTTATAAATTTAGCGCGACCGATTACGCTATGGGATTAGGATTTACTTTCGGGTATTTAAGAAATAAAAACGGAAAAGTTGTCATAGATAACACAATTTTCGAATTAATTATCTACGAGCATTTTATTACGGAAAAACAGCGAAAAGGCATTCGTATAGACAGAGTGGTTTCGAGCGACGTAGTAAAAGGCGGCAAGTTTGATATGAAACTCTGCATAGAGAGATTTGCGCGACACTATTACGAACTTTATCGTGAAAGCAGTAAAAAATTTTTGGAAGAAGAGTGCCGAATGCTGTTTTTAACATATATCAGACCGGTAATAAACGGCGCGGGTTTTTACCATATAGAAAGCGAAACCCGCAACGCCGAAAGAACGGACGTCATTGTAGATTACGGCGCGGAACAAT from Chitinivibrionia bacterium includes the following:
- the nifU gene encoding Fe-S cluster assembly protein NifU translates to MWEYTDKVREHYLNPRNVGEIENPDGIGEIGNIKCGDALRFTFKLDDEKKKIADAKFKTFGCGSAIASSSMLTEMVKGLTLEEAEKITNEDIAETLGGLPDAKMHCSVMGQDALKSAIEFYRNGGKTTKKEEKSRLVCACFNVYEDDIVNQIRQNGLVSVEQITNYTKAGGGCGGCKGDIENILKRTLSEMDEEHNHDEKSETSQVPENKKFTTFEKIERIRKVLNEIVRPALQSDGGDCEFIDIDGNEIKIKLLGQCSGCPSSQATIKGFIEKELKEKAFAEAVVVAE
- a CDS encoding glutaminyl-peptide cyclotransferase, producing the protein MIKKAFSTIFILAAISFAATPLSFEVIGTLPHNPQSFTQGLIIVGDHIYKSTGSVGRGSKVIQIDKRTGQELRFVAVPEIFGEGLAFDGSMLWQLSWKEQRAFVWTLGLERVAEFSYVGEGWGLTFLSRRRLFAMTNGSSQVIFRDQNFNETHRITATLNGAPVDKLNELEYWNGRIWANRWYSDTIFGINPESGIIEHFIDLTELRRRENPSIRDGNVLNGIAEIDSNTLLISGKRWRNFYIISARAK
- the dnaJ gene encoding molecular chaperone DnaJ, with the translated sequence MAAKRDYYEVLSVSKEASEDEIKKAYRKLAVRFHPDKNPNDPEAAEKFREATEAYEVLKDPSKRKQYDQFGHSAFDNGGGGFGGGGFGGFGGMDLNEALKAFMGDFGGDSFFGDIFGSRAGGMRKTQTRVNQGKNIQIKLPLSLKEMHDGVSKTIKLKHKVGCSTCGGSGSKNGQLENCKQCNGSGRVRRVMQSIFGQMVQETICPKCSGTGKAVGDPCHTCAGTGIVFGEDTVEIKIPAGVSEGNYITVDGKGDKGANNGTEGDLIVIILEKEDQIFTRQGINLMTEMDITFSEAALGCERTIETFSDKIKVKVPAGAQSGKVIKIAGRGMPVLHNEKTKGDILIKINVKTPESLSKEERQLFEELQKLEQQPKSFFRKITSMWN
- a CDS encoding AAA-like domain-containing protein, which gives rise to MRKFNVTGLCVPDLHYMADTSEKIAQIKQFVDQGEYFGINRGRQYGKTTTLFLLEEQLAEKYTVISISFEGVDDEVFETPESFCQGFLGLCANYFTQRKLPGSEVWVDKTVDTFAALDAFLDKACDKTKYVLMIDEVDKTSNNTIFLKFLGVLRDKYLKRPRKVGATFQSVILAGVYDIKNLKVKMVQAGTHQLQDGEKRINSPWNIAINFNVDMSLSVKEIASMLTEYEKDHNSGMDIQAVAQEIRDYTSGYPYLVSRICECIEKELGRNWTKDGVLEAVKLILQEQSTLIDDLGKNILADKELSDLLYDITINGAAYKFSATDYAMGLGFTFGYLRNKNGKVVIDNTIFELIIYEHFITEKQRKGIRIDRVVSSDVVKGGKFDMKLCIERFARHYYELYRESSKKFLEEECRMLFLTYIRPVINGAGFYHIESETRNAERTDVIVDYGAEQFIVELKRWYGEAAHEEAYDQLCGYLESKNKDLGFLLTFDFRSEKNIGKPQSKWVEHKGKKIFDCMVGFG